A genomic stretch from Sinorhizobium terangae includes:
- a CDS encoding ABC transporter ATP-binding protein — MPGKGQTASGPLLAVSNLTKLFGSFAACNAINLQIEPGEIHALLGENGAGKSTLVKMLFGVLAPTAGEIAWQGEPVRIGSPGDARKLGIGMVFQHFSLFEALTVAENIALSMDRNVSLARVADEASRLSRAYGLPLDPKAHVADLSVGERQRIEIVRALLQNPQLIILDEPTSVLTPQEADRLFETLQKLKAEGRSVLYISHRLEEVQRICDRATVLRHGKVTGNCDPRRETPASLARMMVGSDVAVVTAEGTNTKGDVQLEARHLSVAARTPFAVALKNICLKVRSGEVLAIAGVAGNGQSELFDALSGEYPVADDNAVQIRQRPVGTRNINARRLMGAGFVPEERHGHAAVAALPLSDNLVLARNQSDKRAFLGGGFLRIIRQNAVKAATRRISEAMDVRKSGEDPPAGSLSGGNLQKFIVGRELDRQPAVLVVNQPTWGVDAGAASRIRQALVDLAKAGSAVLVISQDLDEIFEVATEIAVISEGRLSDPYPARELSREKIGLLMGGIHGETGAAGAAHAH, encoded by the coding sequence GTGCCTGGTAAGGGACAAACTGCGAGCGGTCCGTTGTTGGCCGTGAGCAACCTGACGAAATTGTTCGGCTCGTTCGCAGCCTGCAACGCGATCAATCTGCAGATAGAGCCGGGAGAAATCCACGCCTTGCTTGGCGAGAACGGGGCGGGCAAGTCGACCCTGGTGAAAATGCTGTTCGGCGTGCTCGCGCCCACGGCCGGCGAGATCGCGTGGCAGGGCGAACCGGTGCGCATCGGCAGCCCCGGTGATGCGCGCAAGCTCGGCATCGGCATGGTTTTCCAGCATTTTTCCTTGTTCGAGGCGCTGACCGTCGCCGAGAACATCGCACTTTCGATGGATCGGAACGTCTCCCTTGCCCGCGTCGCCGACGAAGCGTCGCGGCTTTCGCGTGCCTATGGTTTGCCTCTCGACCCAAAAGCGCATGTCGCGGATCTTTCTGTCGGCGAGCGCCAGCGCATCGAGATCGTGCGTGCGCTCTTGCAGAATCCGCAGTTGATCATTTTAGACGAGCCGACGTCGGTGCTGACGCCGCAGGAGGCCGACCGCCTGTTCGAGACACTGCAAAAGCTGAAGGCGGAAGGCCGCTCGGTCCTCTATATCAGCCATCGCCTCGAGGAGGTTCAGCGCATCTGCGACCGGGCGACGGTGCTTAGGCACGGCAAGGTGACGGGGAACTGCGATCCGCGTCGGGAAACGCCAGCCTCGCTCGCCCGCATGATGGTTGGCAGCGACGTGGCTGTCGTCACCGCGGAAGGAACCAATACGAAAGGCGACGTGCAGCTTGAGGCGCGCCATCTTTCCGTTGCGGCACGCACGCCCTTTGCAGTTGCCCTGAAGAATATATGTCTCAAGGTCCGGTCAGGCGAAGTCCTCGCCATTGCCGGTGTGGCGGGCAACGGCCAGAGCGAACTCTTCGACGCCTTGTCGGGTGAGTATCCGGTTGCGGACGACAACGCGGTGCAGATCCGACAGAGGCCCGTTGGAACAAGGAATATCAACGCGCGACGCCTGATGGGCGCCGGCTTCGTTCCGGAGGAGCGGCACGGGCACGCGGCCGTCGCAGCGCTGCCCCTGTCGGACAATCTGGTCCTCGCACGCAATCAATCGGACAAGCGGGCGTTTCTCGGTGGTGGCTTCCTCAGAATCATTCGCCAGAATGCGGTGAAGGCTGCGACGAGGCGGATTTCCGAGGCGATGGATGTTCGCAAGAGCGGCGAGGACCCGCCGGCAGGATCGCTCTCGGGCGGCAATCTGCAAAAGTTCATCGTCGGCCGCGAACTTGACCGGCAGCCGGCGGTGCTCGTCGTCAACCAGCCGACCTGGGGCGTCGACGCGGGGGCGGCCAGCCGCATCCGCCAGGCGCTCGTCGATCTCGCCAAGGCAGGTTCCGCTGTGCTCGTTATCAGCCAGGACCTGGACGAGATATTTGAGGTGGCGACCGAGATCGCGGTGATCAGCGAGGGGCGCCTTTCCGATCCCTATCCGGCGCGCGAACTTTCGCGCGAGAAGATCGGTCTCCTGATGGGCGGCATACACGGCGAAACCGGAGCCGCAGGAGCTGCGCATGCGCATTGA
- the pcsA gene encoding phosphatidylcholine synthase has protein sequence MKFFNYRRVPYAEIRAFSVHILTASGSFLAFLGVVAAAEHRFVDMFWWLGLALLVDGIDGPIARKVQVKEVLPNWSGDTLDNVIDYVTYVLLPAFALYQSGMIGEPWSFVAAGAIVVSSAIYYADMGMKTDEYFFSGFPVVWNMIVFTLFVIQASEVTASIVVFLSVVLTFLPINFLHPVRVKRLRPLNLGVFLAWSVLGMYALLLHFETPDWVAIGVVVTGLYLYVIGFVLQIFPNLGRA, from the coding sequence ATGAAGTTCTTTAACTACAGAAGAGTTCCCTATGCGGAAATAAGGGCCTTCTCCGTACACATTCTGACGGCCTCCGGTTCGTTCCTGGCTTTCCTTGGGGTCGTGGCGGCCGCTGAACATCGCTTCGTGGACATGTTCTGGTGGCTCGGACTCGCCCTGCTCGTTGACGGCATCGACGGACCGATTGCGCGCAAGGTGCAGGTCAAGGAAGTGCTGCCCAACTGGTCGGGCGACACACTCGACAACGTCATCGACTATGTGACTTACGTCTTGCTGCCCGCATTTGCGCTCTATCAAAGCGGTATGATCGGCGAGCCGTGGTCGTTCGTGGCAGCCGGCGCCATCGTTGTGTCGAGCGCGATCTATTATGCCGACATGGGCATGAAGACCGACGAATACTTCTTTTCCGGGTTCCCGGTCGTCTGGAACATGATCGTCTTCACGCTCTTCGTCATCCAGGCGAGCGAAGTGACGGCGTCGATCGTGGTTTTCCTTTCCGTCGTGCTGACGTTCCTGCCGATCAATTTTCTCCATCCCGTGCGCGTCAAAAGGCTAAGGCCGCTCAACCTCGGCGTTTTCCTGGCCTGGTCCGTGCTCGGCATGTATGCTCTGCTTCTGCATTTCGAGACACCCGATTGGGTGGCTATTGGCGTCGTGGTGACCGGGCTCTATCTCTACGTCATCGGTTTTGTTCTGCAGATTTTTCCTAATCTCGGCCGCGCGTAG
- a CDS encoding UbiH/UbiF family hydroxylase, with the protein MDHYDIVIIGAGLAGSLAAIALARNGHRVALIGPKPAIADGRTTALMDQSIEYLKKLDLWNETVPLTAPLVAIHIIDGTKRLLRAPPVNFRASEVGLDAFGYNIPNAPFLEILEKHEAGLPTLDRITVAATTFDFEEEQVRIGLDDGRAITADLIIGADGRRSVVREAAGISVHTWSYPQTAVVLNFSHELPHQDVSTEFHTEAGPFTQVPLPGNRSSLVWVQKPRDAEETLMLAPDVLSQTIEDRLQSILGKVTAAGIPQSFPLSGMTARRFGNRRTMLVGEAAHAFPPIGAQGLNLSLRDVMTLVELVGPATGGKLPANTGDRFDSRRRIDIVSRTASVDLLNRSLLSGFLPVQALRAVGLHLLSSAGPLRGLLMREGIHPGSAIHAIKESLREKISRKSA; encoded by the coding sequence ATGGATCACTATGACATCGTCATCATCGGAGCGGGCCTCGCGGGTTCGCTCGCCGCGATCGCGCTGGCGCGGAACGGCCATCGGGTCGCGCTGATCGGCCCGAAGCCCGCGATCGCCGACGGGCGCACGACCGCGCTCATGGACCAGTCGATCGAATACCTCAAGAAGCTCGATCTCTGGAACGAGACCGTGCCGCTGACGGCGCCGCTCGTCGCGATTCATATCATTGATGGCACAAAGCGGCTGCTGCGTGCTCCGCCGGTCAATTTCCGGGCGTCGGAAGTGGGATTGGACGCCTTCGGCTACAATATTCCAAATGCGCCCTTCCTCGAAATTCTGGAGAAGCACGAAGCCGGCCTGCCGACGCTCGATCGTATAACGGTGGCCGCCACAACCTTCGACTTCGAAGAAGAGCAGGTCCGGATCGGGCTCGACGACGGGAGGGCGATCACTGCTGACCTGATCATCGGCGCCGATGGCCGGCGCTCTGTCGTGCGCGAGGCGGCGGGCATCTCCGTGCACACATGGTCCTATCCGCAAACGGCTGTCGTGCTGAATTTTAGCCATGAGCTCCCGCACCAGGACGTATCGACCGAGTTCCATACAGAAGCCGGTCCGTTCACGCAGGTTCCGCTTCCCGGCAACCGTTCGAGCCTCGTCTGGGTGCAGAAACCACGCGATGCGGAAGAGACGCTGATGCTCGCGCCGGACGTGCTTTCGCAGACGATCGAGGATCGGCTGCAATCGATACTCGGCAAGGTTACAGCAGCAGGCATCCCGCAATCCTTCCCGCTCTCGGGCATGACGGCCCGCCGTTTCGGCAACAGGCGCACGATGCTGGTTGGCGAAGCGGCCCATGCCTTTCCGCCGATCGGCGCCCAGGGCCTCAACTTGAGCCTGCGCGATGTCATGACGCTCGTAGAACTCGTGGGACCGGCAACCGGCGGTAAATTGCCGGCCAATACCGGCGATCGGTTCGACAGCCGCAGGCGGATCGATATTGTCAGCAGAACTGCAAGCGTCGACCTTCTCAATCGTTCGCTGCTCTCCGGATTTCTTCCGGTTCAGGCGCTGCGTGCCGTCGGCCTGCACCTGCTCTCCTCCGCCGGTCCGCTTCGCGGGCTGCTGATGCGCGAAGGCATTCATCCTGGCAGCGCCATTCACGCGATCAAGGAGAGCCTACGGGAAAAGATCAGCCGGAAGAGCGCCTGA
- a CDS encoding quinone oxidoreductase family protein, whose product MAQAIVVRELGGPEVLKMEGVTLSPPGPGEVQIRQVAVGLNFIDVYFRTGLYKSATGLPFIPGKEGAGIVTAVGDGVSLFSIGDRVAYASADGAYASERNVEASQLVKVPDGISLETAAAMMLKGMTAQYLLNQTFKVGPETTLLFHAAAGGVGLIAGQWAKALGATVIGTAGSQEKIDLALAHGYDHVIDYRTDNFVARVKELTGGRGVDVVYDSVGRDTYPASLDCLKPRGLWVSFGNSSGPVDAFSIGILAQKGSLFATRPTLFSYVSTRAALEACANSLFDVVQSNKVRININQTYPLAEAGRAHTDLETRKTSGTTLLIP is encoded by the coding sequence ATGGCACAGGCGATCGTTGTTCGCGAACTCGGTGGACCCGAGGTCCTGAAGATGGAAGGGGTGACGCTATCGCCGCCCGGGCCTGGCGAGGTCCAGATCCGACAAGTGGCGGTCGGCCTCAACTTCATCGACGTCTATTTCCGCACCGGCCTCTACAAGTCGGCAACGGGCTTGCCGTTCATTCCGGGCAAGGAGGGGGCAGGCATCGTCACCGCCGTTGGCGATGGAGTGAGCCTGTTCTCGATCGGCGACCGCGTTGCCTACGCGTCGGCCGATGGCGCCTATGCAAGCGAGCGCAACGTCGAGGCATCGCAATTGGTAAAGGTTCCCGACGGGATAAGCCTGGAAACGGCGGCCGCGATGATGCTCAAGGGCATGACCGCCCAATATCTGCTCAACCAGACCTTCAAGGTCGGCCCGGAAACGACATTGCTCTTCCACGCGGCAGCCGGCGGCGTTGGCCTGATCGCCGGGCAGTGGGCGAAAGCGCTGGGCGCGACCGTGATCGGCACGGCCGGCTCGCAGGAGAAGATCGATCTGGCGCTCGCGCACGGCTACGACCACGTCATCGACTACCGGACTGACAATTTCGTCGCGCGCGTCAAGGAGCTGACGGGCGGTCGTGGCGTCGACGTCGTTTACGATTCGGTCGGCCGCGATACCTACCCGGCCTCGCTCGACTGCTTGAAGCCGCGCGGGCTCTGGGTCAGCTTCGGCAATTCGTCCGGGCCGGTCGACGCGTTCAGCATCGGTATCCTGGCGCAGAAGGGCTCGCTCTTTGCAACACGCCCGACGCTCTTCAGTTATGTCTCGACGAGAGCGGCATTGGAGGCGTGCGCAAATTCCCTGTTTGATGTTGTGCAAAGCAACAAAGTGCGTATCAATATCAACCAGACCTATCCGCTCGCCGAGGCCGGCCGGGCGCATACGGATCTGGAAACAAGAAAAACGAGTGGAACGACGTTGTTGATTCCGTGA